The following coding sequences are from one Clostridioides difficile ATCC 9689 = DSM 1296 window:
- a CDS encoding peptide MFS transporter, with protein sequence MSVLKTQEKLKQPRDLYFCCSIFTFVGLAYYGMKLVLLLFLAEQVSKGGLGLTPAESASMLASFLAWTYFSPVIGGWVSDRFLGPKNCIILGMLMVSIGYFLGYIANSKMDINIMIFLSGLGIGFYKGNLHTMVGNLYTNDDPRKDGAFSITYMATNLGTLFGPLICGLVANEWFAMKSGLSISMYGYRYVFLFSSITVLIGLFFFIFGNRKFYKPLNNDPINGRESIRKSLEYKKMLASRPLTLIEKKRIIVILVLAFFTVFFWIAYNQASMSIALYTKEHINLTVGNFQIPTSWIDSYNGLLCVILGPISALVWVKLSQTKKGDLSVPKKMSLGFILLAIAFLFMIVAVIQTGTDPNSIHKASVFWVVGFLTFQSIGEICFSPVGYGMVNKLSPEKYISLLMGVWFLGKFAANKLSGYTQAIIDQLGMLQVFIVIPSFLLIFGIILLIMNKKLVELSN encoded by the coding sequence ATGTCAGTTTTAAAAACGCAAGAAAAACTTAAACAACCTAGAGATTTATATTTCTGCTGTTCAATATTTACCTTTGTAGGACTTGCATACTATGGTATGAAATTGGTATTATTATTGTTTTTAGCTGAACAAGTCTCCAAAGGTGGTTTAGGGTTAACACCAGCAGAATCCGCATCAATGCTTGCATCTTTTTTAGCATGGACTTATTTCTCTCCAGTTATTGGTGGATGGGTCAGTGATAGATTTTTAGGTCCCAAAAACTGTATTATACTTGGAATGCTAATGGTTTCAATTGGTTATTTTCTAGGATACATAGCAAATAGTAAGATGGATATAAACATCATGATATTTTTATCTGGATTAGGAATAGGTTTTTATAAAGGAAACTTACATACTATGGTTGGAAACTTATATACCAATGATGACCCAAGAAAAGATGGAGCTTTCTCTATTACGTATATGGCTACTAATCTAGGTACTTTATTTGGCCCTTTAATATGCGGTTTAGTTGCTAATGAATGGTTTGCTATGAAAAGCGGATTATCTATAAGTATGTATGGATATAGATATGTATTTTTATTTTCATCAATTACGGTTCTAATAGGTTTATTCTTCTTTATATTTGGAAACAGAAAGTTTTATAAACCTTTGAATAATGACCCTATTAACGGGAGAGAGTCTATAAGAAAATCACTAGAATATAAGAAAATGCTCGCTTCAAGACCTTTAACTTTGATTGAGAAAAAAAGAATAATAGTAATATTGGTGTTAGCTTTTTTCACAGTATTTTTTTGGATAGCATATAACCAAGCCTCTATGTCTATTGCACTCTATACAAAGGAACACATAAATCTTACTGTTGGCAATTTTCAAATTCCTACTTCATGGATAGATTCATACAATGGTCTCCTTTGTGTTATTCTTGGACCTATCTCTGCTTTAGTATGGGTAAAATTATCTCAAACTAAAAAAGGCGATTTAAGTGTGCCAAAAAAAATGAGCTTAGGTTTTATACTATTAGCCATAGCATTTTTGTTTATGATAGTAGCAGTTATACAAACAGGAACAGACCCTAATTCAATTCACAAAGCAAGTGTATTTTGGGTAGTTGGATTTTTAACATTCCAAAGTATAGGAGAAATTTGCTTTTCTCCAGTCGGGTATGGTATGGTAAATAAACTTTCGCCTGAAAAGTATATTTCATTACTAATGGGTGTTTGGTTTTTAGGCAAATTTGCAGCAAATAAATTATCTGGCTATACGCAAGCTATTATAGACCAACTTGGTATGTTACAAGTCTTCATAGTGATACCATCATTTTTATTGATATTTGGAATTATACTACTTATAATGAATAAAAAATTAGTAGAATTATCAAATTAA
- a CDS encoding cupin domain-containing protein — MIRKKSELQVEVKENLNGGIGKVKLENIIQNEELKGKGRLFKRVALPVGSSIGVHDHTTDFEVYYILKGKGKVFDNGEFVEVNEGDVVYTADGEKHSIENIGEEDLEFVALVLYM; from the coding sequence ATGATAAGAAAGAAATCTGAATTACAAGTAGAAGTAAAAGAAAATTTAAATGGTGGTATAGGAAAGGTTAAGCTTGAAAACATAATACAAAATGAAGAGCTTAAAGGAAAAGGAAGACTATTTAAAAGAGTAGCTTTACCAGTAGGAAGTTCAATTGGTGTGCATGACCATACAACAGATTTTGAAGTATATTATATACTAAAGGGAAAAGGTAAAGTATTTGATAATGGGGAATTTGTAGAAGTAAATGAGGGTGATGTAGTGTATACAGCTGATGGCGAAAAACATTCTATAGAAAATATAGGAGAAGAAGATCTTGAGTTTGTAGCACTAGTTTTATATATGTAA